In Biomphalaria glabrata chromosome 8, xgBioGlab47.1, whole genome shotgun sequence, the genomic window ATTTGAAAATCTTCACACATAGACTGTTAGCTAAGAAGAATTGACACCAGAAAACCATAACACGCATGCCTCACACGCACTGTCGCAAACTATTTTAAATGTCAGCAGATTATCAACTACGTCAGCAAGTTGCTTGTTATCGACTTCTGTCAACAAATCCCTTGATGACATCACAGCAGGTTTTCGTGAAGTCTAAAAATAGATGATTGTTCATTAGAGAGTAAATGTCAGTAAATAATGTTTGTTGTTATTGATGTTTTGTACTTCAGTGGTTTCTCTATCTCCAAAAGacaaactaatgaagaaaaGGGAAacgttttttaattttatttaatacaagACAGTTTTTATAACGCATTCTTATCTCATACTGTTTATCTGTTATCGTAACCTCTGTGGTCCACGTACTTCCATCATAAAATACCCGATTGCTAAGATTAAACATTACTCTCATAAAGTGCGTTACTTGTCATTCTTTGAATTGCtataaatacaataattttGTTATGTCTCTTTATAGAGATCATTGTGACTCCAAAGTGGATTGATCATTTctattgttcatttttttgtaCTCTTAAGCCGTTATAGGAAAACTGTTCACTTTAACTCAAAGGGTAAGTTATAGGCCGACGTGAAATGTATTGATGTGTACTGGGTTTgttatcattttgttttcacttcTATTAAGAGAAAAAAGCAGCAAGCTTTTATAAAGCAGTAGATATATCCATTTATATAGGTCTTTACTCTGTGCGTGTAATAGTAAAATTATgatatttttaatatgtttataatgttttttgacATTAATATAGAAGCTTTTACCTAACTAtgatacatattgttataaacctggtggtggcacagacgggggtggtgtgtgtgtgtgtagtcagccaacgccaatcgccccaggccagcgctagatgagcgctcgagcgtgacgagttacgacggtcagccgagacgagtttcaacatgacggttcgggaaggatcggcgtcgtgaacacagctcaagagcgtcacgagaattgtagtcatctgaccacccagaatggtcgagcgacgttctgtccgattcgagaaggccagtagggaccctatataaagagcgaaggtatcagagacgagtcagtcacaacttcccgatctacagttcgttacaacggctcagtacaaggcCAGTgagagacgagacagagagaccagtgcaagagttgatacggcggagagatatttgtacagtcttgtgttacgtgctgccaattgtacagtgttggctgttatttattgacattaaactattacgttactttgaagcccagagttgtcaagttctttaagttggtggtgtatggtgcagtttgcagagagcctggatagtgagattcgtaacaatatattggAAAATGATCTGAAGAACTATAATAGTCTATTTACACATGGAcagactattttttaaaataatgaagaTGATCTAACAGTGAGTGGAAGCTGattactgaattttttttacattgtttaaTTATCAATTTATATTATTAAGATCTATGATTTAATAGACAACTCATACCTGGGCCGGCGTTAGGTAATTGAAGGCCCTAGGCGAAGCGAACAAGGCTgtcccaaatgaaatagaaaattgtAAAAAGTAAGATCGAAAAAATAAGCAATGAATTATAAACCGTcctatatttatatctaaataaacTAATAACTTAAATTCATAAAGCTCTGATAGCATTAATGTGCTTTATAGACAACTCAtgactagaaataacgtttcgacatttcaccaaaaggaagaaTCAATGatcttctaacatctgtagtctaacaagtagatctaaacagttGCGAATTAACCTTGAATCAAAGTAGAGACTTAAAAGTAGAGATTTGATtcatatatctaaaaaaaatgtcttagtgCCCTGtgcgagccccccccccccccccccccgcggctGACTAGTTTGCTTGTGAAATACGCCGCTTATACCTAGAGTTACCTCGCTTGGGATGTCTTGCCCTATATCCAGCAGGTAATAACCTCAAGTGCGAAAATGTCTGGcttttactagtttttttttattcttaaagtCCTTATTATCTATCCACGAATTTAGTCTTTCTTGTCTTAGTATTAAAATCATAAAGTCTTGTGCAGGCCCCTGGCAGAAAGATAACATGCCTATGTTGTGGCCtattacatctgcttggatcttacccaaacaataaaagaaataaattttaatttggttGGAGAGCTAGAGAATatttttgcgcatcgtcttctaacactagatctaaaagcCTATCATTGAAAtagtataaagtctagtagatctatacatttgctTACCAGGATTTTTTCTAGGGGgagaagtaaaaatgttacatttttaaaataatcttacattcattagttattaagagtaaaaaaaatcgCTCTTCAAGTTGTATATAGGAGCTATTGTCTTATaagaaataatatttgttagtgtttttacaaagcttatatcaactcattctgtctgtctgtctgactagtaaaaagtgtgtacacgttatttctcccacaccgattctcggatcaagctgaaactttgcacaattattcattgacagagacaagacatgaatcaataaaaaaaagtaaccagttaaacaattaattaggtaattaattattttgtttaatagcaccAAGGGAAACTAATATGTCAGTATTCACGTAAATGGCTAAacttgttgggtttagtccccttaaataattattaatgcttttttttctctcacgcactctctgatcaagttgatactttaaacaattatttattgtacctaacaaaatacgactcgataaacaaaaatactaaataagtcaattaaatttgtaattaattattttgtttgttatcgaataagggaaataacgtgtacattattggtagacaTAGTTTTAAGGaaggagttatttccctttagataagttttttttttttttttttgaaggattttttttttttatattttccttgttttttttttccagttcaGTCCGCTGCCTATTATACTCATATTAGGCTTAAAGGTACAATTTGGCAATGAATGAAATAAAGGTAATGGAAAATGCTAAGAAAGAAAATGATCATATTCCCGACTACTGGACTAATCACCGCACtggtaacaaaaaaattctcGTCCCTGTTGACCAACGTACATTTAAAGCCATAAAAGAAATTGTGCACAGAACATGGAACGAAGAATTGATAGGGAAAGGACTAGACGCAAAAGGTTTAGAAGAATTAAACTACACAAAGTTGGATGTCATACTGGTTCAAAGAGTCGAAAACCCACAAGTTTTTGGAAACTACCAACGAGCAAAAAACGAATTGCTAGACAAAATGATAGCGCTCAAAGAGCCAAGTCGCCGTATAGAAAGCATTCCTGGAGAAAAAGGCGGTGATCCTGACACAACGCAAGATCTTGATGACTTTATGAAAAGAGATCTCTGTCCTGAGATTAAcgaatgttatgttttacacGGGACCAAGGTAGAGAGAATAGGTGGCTTGAGTGATCGTGGTCTGAACTTAAGACAGGCTGATCCCAACGCCATGTTCGGCAAGGGCATTTACACGACAGACAGTTCTACAAAAGCTGATCAGTACGCAGGTATGTCActgaatgtttatatttttttagttttgttttaaaaacaaatacaaaattaaacatcTTTTCCTACAGGGTTGACGAACATCTTTTTAACTGGCACAATATCGATGtggaaaaaatgtttaaaaaattatggtattttacatttatttttgtactctcagtttggattttttttttcttttgcagttttagatttcaaataatgtttaagtttattttaactctttctctcctgactgacgataccatcgttgatttgacctcattacattaaatttatgtttaatttcataaactatattttgtgctatataaaaagagcatgcaatCTGCTtaaattctagaccaaataaaacattttctgataacaaacgacaaaGCTTAATCATAGTAGGTTAGTGAAATAATAATGAGCAAAATAATTCCGTCGAAACGTGGGAAAATATtcacggagagaaagagttaaaggttTCCCGCTTTTATTTGTCTTATAATTTAAACAGAATTTcactatttaatttatttagaaCATTAAAATGAACCTTTCAGAGTTGGCATGCTGCGCGCTAGCTTGTTGCACAATCTACCAAAAGTGCGCATACGAAAAAACATCTCTGTGAAGATTTATTTTACAATGAATTGCatacgttccttcaaaagaagATTGGCCTAATTACGTTATGTGGTATCAATGCGttcatctagtcgtgcatgttaatttgAGTCTTGAACTCTAggaagtcattggtttttcctGGCTCATACCGGCTACACTTGCTACCATGCTTTAATGGAAGttttatagtaataataataatgaggcctgtcttcgagtccgaagattggtGAAGAATGAAGTATTTCCCGTGCCTGCGCAGCCCCaattgtgacctacatattttgccacatccatgacaagcataaccattgtccgcaggtggtcgatttcgattttttattttttcggcgtctgcgtctgtccacggcagcggattttattttgaatgcaCGCTTTGGGAAATTTAGATTTATGTGAGATATCGATTGTTTCTAATTGATAGTCATTAAGTAACAACAACgaacatgcattttttttaaggcaTAACTTTCAATCACTTCATTGTAACCTATGCTTCTTTTCACAGATAGTCCTGTACATCGTCGACCACTAAACTACAGAAACAAACTGATTCTCTCCCGTGTTTTGCTCGGCAATGTTTACTTGTGCAAAGAGAAGCCCAGACAAGGTGATAGTTCGTTGATGCAAATCATTAATTTCTTATTTTACTGATCTAgcgttttgttttcattttatttttactgctATTCTCATTCATTTAATTATGAAGTTAAATTAGATCAATCCTTTAAGAATATTAgtttaagtttctatatttCCTTTTGAACTTCTATAGATTAAAATGCTTATAATAACGAAGCATCTACttccagttttttttaattagacaaACATGAGGTCCACATCTTTGGTATGTTttcaaaaatgttaaaatcttCCCCAGATGAACAAAAGCTATCGGGCCCACCATGTCTGAACTGCTTAAAGGACATGTGTCGTTGCAATGGGCCAAAGTTTGATTCTGTTTTGGGAGAGCGATATTTGAGGTTTAGAGAGTTCGTGACGTACGACACCAGCAACATTTACCCAGAATACGTCATCACTTACAAAAGAGCAAAGTAACTAACAATTCAAAAAGCTTCGCATTTTTCACCCAAATGGCGGAGAAACATTATTGGAGCCGCAGatcaaacaattaaaatattatgtgTACTAAAAAAAGActatgaattatttatttatcgaGATTGATCAGTAGAGTGAGACAGACAGGCAGTAAAGTAACAATTACACTGAACATacactgaactataatcttcaaatacaaaaaacaaaatctacaaaaatattcagaaagacaaagaaaaaaagcaacatcctcgttccatatgctaggacaaatttgtacaaatgctccttcttccctagtgctattagagcatggaatgggttgcccgagggaggcaggaaaaccaatgacttggcagcttcttttttgaaataacgtctgtattttataagataggataagaaTGAAATAGAAAGACCTTAATGTGTGTCgttccttttaaaaatataaatgtgtattaataaaaatatacacaaTTTAAGCGACATTCGGTAACTAAGAAAACAATACATTTGGGTCATTGATGAATTGTTTCATTAAGACGAGACACATCAGAGAATTGAAAATAGATGTAAAGATTAATCTAACAGTTTAAAATACGTGCTTCCTGCAGTTGTAAACGTCAAGTATTTTTCTAAACCTAATCCATGCAATAGGAGgagcgatggctgagtggtaaagcgcttggcttccgagcggAGGTCCCAGTTCAAATCCTGGTTTTCTGTATCTATGTGGCGCCtatgagttcacccagctctattggatACCCTCCAAAATGCAACATGAAACCGTCGTAAACTGTGAGCCACagggttccacgacaattcgttcactgacatttcgttcaccgacaaatcgttcacgacttttcgttcacgcgactattcgttcaccagacatttcgttcacccgacaattcgttcaagcgactattcgctcacggactattcgctcacagacaacttgttcaacgacaacttgttcaccgacagttggttcacgacaaatcgttcaagcgacaaatcgttcacgcgacaactcgttcacggcacggacaaattgttcacagacaaatcgttcact contains:
- the LOC106066443 gene encoding uncharacterized protein LOC106066443, with the protein product MNEIKVMENAKKENDHIPDYWTNHRTGNKKILVPVDQRTFKAIKEIVHRTWNEELIGKGLDAKGLEELNYTKLDVILVQRVENPQVFGNYQRAKNELLDKMIALKEPSRRIESIPGEKGGDPDTTQDLDDFMKRDLCPEINECYVLHGTKVERIGGLSDRGLNLRQADPNAMFGKGIYTTDSSTKADQYADSPVHRRPLNYRNKLILSRVLLGNVYLCKEKPRQDEQKLSGPPCLNCLKDMCRCNGPKFDSVLGERYLRFREFVTYDTSNIYPEYVITYKRAK